In the Verrucomicrobiia bacterium genome, one interval contains:
- a CDS encoding PRC-barrel domain-containing protein: MKQLYGNQLGASDGDIGLVQDFYFDDHNWAIRYLVVDTGSWLPGRQVLLAPHALGRLDQSEKILRVNLTRKQIQDCPVIESRQPVSRQYEAEYYRYYGWPYYWQGAGLWGMSGFPVLELPVKPLPSESAAVFGPQLERPESHLRSTQAMNGYHLRAGEEIIGHVCDYMMDAQSWAIGQLVIRTGHRLTGKEVLVEVKNINRISYEESTVFASLTKDGIEQSPARLLTPVGN; this comes from the coding sequence TTGAAACAACTCTACGGAAACCAACTCGGCGCGTCCGATGGCGACATCGGCTTGGTGCAGGATTTTTATTTTGACGATCATAACTGGGCGATCCGTTATCTGGTCGTGGACACAGGTTCGTGGTTGCCGGGCCGACAGGTGTTGCTTGCGCCTCATGCCCTCGGCCGCCTTGATCAGTCGGAAAAAATCCTGCGCGTGAACCTGACCCGGAAACAGATTCAGGACTGCCCGGTGATTGAGTCCCGCCAGCCGGTGTCGCGCCAATACGAAGCGGAGTATTACCGATACTATGGCTGGCCCTACTACTGGCAGGGTGCCGGCTTGTGGGGCATGAGCGGCTTTCCCGTCTTGGAACTGCCTGTAAAGCCGCTCCCGAGCGAATCAGCCGCCGTATTTGGCCCGCAACTGGAAAGGCCCGAGTCGCATCTGCGGAGCACGCAGGCGATGAACGGTTACCACCTCCGGGCCGGCGAGGAAATCATCGGCCACGTGTGTGACTATATGATGGACGCGCAAAGCTGGGCCATTGGTCAACTCGTCATCCGGACCGGACATCGCCTGACCGGCAAGGAGGTGCTGGTTGAAGTGAAGAACATAAACCGCATCAGCTACGAAGAATCCACTGTTTTTGCCAGTCTGACCAAGGACGGCATTGAGCAAAGTCCTGCACGCTTGCTCACTCCAGTCGGCAATTGA
- a CDS encoding PRC-barrel domain-containing protein, with protein MNKKGVEREGIIMLSKAKTLRGYSLQNIDGETIGKVKEFHFDDRYWTVRYLVANTGPRLTGRQVLISPQALIAVNHDHKNIVTDLTKKQIESSPVVATDKPVSRQREEELQSHYGWWPYWSMGPYAGLGHPVPDSLSERAQAGTRVEAKPTGDPTLRSMQHVRGYRIQVADGEIGHVEDFLIDDATWAIRYLLVATRNWWPGKKVLVSPLWIERVSWSESKVFVNLSLDAIRQSPEYTEAALLTRDYETRLHRHYDRHGYWVAEMVVAEHTLWQLKDGTIQSQANRGPAKATLL; from the coding sequence ATGAACAAGAAAGGCGTAGAACGCGAAGGAATTATTATGTTAAGCAAAGCCAAAACACTGAGGGGTTATTCATTGCAAAATATCGACGGGGAAACCATCGGAAAGGTCAAGGAATTCCACTTCGACGACCGGTATTGGACCGTTCGCTATCTGGTCGCCAACACGGGCCCCCGGCTCACGGGCCGACAGGTGCTGATCTCCCCGCAAGCGCTGATCGCAGTGAATCATGATCATAAAAATATCGTCACCGATTTAACCAAAAAGCAGATCGAGAGCAGTCCTGTCGTGGCCACTGACAAGCCCGTCTCGCGACAGCGTGAGGAAGAGTTGCAATCTCACTATGGCTGGTGGCCCTACTGGAGTATGGGCCCATATGCCGGGCTCGGGCATCCCGTGCCTGACTCACTATCCGAGAGGGCCCAAGCAGGGACACGAGTGGAAGCGAAACCGACGGGCGATCCAACCCTGCGCAGCATGCAGCACGTTAGGGGGTATCGCATTCAGGTCGCGGACGGCGAGATTGGCCACGTCGAGGATTTTCTCATCGATGACGCGACGTGGGCGATTCGCTACCTGCTGGTTGCCACGCGGAACTGGTGGCCCGGAAAGAAGGTCCTGGTTTCACCGCTATGGATCGAGCGCGTGAGTTGGAGCGAGTCGAAAGTTTTCGTAAATCTCTCCCTCGACGCCATCAGGCAGTCGCCCGAATACACGGAGGCAGCTCTCCTGACTCGGGATTACGAGACCAGACTCCATCGCCATTACGACCGCCACGGTTACTGGGTTGCAGAAATGGTGGTTGCGGAGCACACCCTTTGGCAACTCAAGGACGGAACCATCCAGTCGCAGGCTAATCGCGGCCCAGCGAAAGCGACCTTGTTATGA
- a CDS encoding YihY/virulence factor BrkB family protein, whose amino-acid sequence MRTLLQKAKQSNCWRAVKQARTRWAEVDGDQRAAAFAYYLLLSLLPLTILLVTVGSLFVDREVTTQAIIKLVNYYMPLTSEQESAAVAGISEWLQARGKISLAALPLLVWGALKFLRTLIRTTNRIWHSKTYNWWRLPLQSVGLFGITASAVMIGVLLPGVAQLVRDWFTAPLQFPEWTFTLMFKFVPWLVLFYGLIMIYRLAPSRATRFSEVWLGSLGATGLIWLAEGLFLVYATHFAHLNLLYGALGGIVAFLLWLYLSSCVGVFGICFRAARGEVRGSLLAAPGPMRPSQGRLEGPIHLQVAADFSMAVGQQVSPHSSLNAADSQLHP is encoded by the coding sequence ATGCGAACATTGTTACAGAAAGCGAAACAGTCAAACTGCTGGCGCGCCGTCAAGCAGGCCCGAACGCGTTGGGCGGAAGTGGATGGCGACCAACGTGCCGCCGCCTTTGCCTATTACCTGCTGTTGTCGCTCCTGCCTTTGACCATTCTGCTCGTGACCGTGGGGTCGCTGTTCGTCGACCGCGAAGTAACGACACAAGCGATCATTAAGTTGGTCAATTACTACATGCCGCTGACCAGCGAACAAGAGAGCGCTGCCGTGGCGGGTATCAGCGAATGGTTGCAAGCGCGCGGCAAGATCAGCCTCGCCGCACTGCCGCTGTTGGTCTGGGGCGCGCTGAAATTCCTGCGCACGCTGATTCGGACCACGAATCGCATCTGGCATTCGAAGACTTACAACTGGTGGCGCTTGCCGTTGCAAAGCGTCGGCTTGTTCGGCATCACAGCCAGCGCGGTGATGATCGGCGTCTTGCTGCCCGGGGTGGCGCAGCTGGTCCGGGACTGGTTCACGGCTCCTCTCCAATTTCCCGAGTGGACGTTTACCCTGATGTTCAAGTTCGTCCCGTGGCTCGTGCTGTTCTATGGCTTGATCATGATCTACCGGCTGGCGCCCAGCAGGGCCACCCGGTTTTCCGAAGTCTGGCTCGGTTCGCTGGGTGCGACCGGATTGATCTGGCTTGCCGAAGGGCTATTCCTGGTTTACGCGACACACTTTGCGCACCTAAACCTGCTCTACGGTGCACTCGGCGGCATCGTGGCATTCCTGCTCTGGCTGTATCTCTCAAGCTGCGTTGGCGTGTTCGGCATTTGCTTTCGTGCAGCGCGGGGGGAGGTTCGAGGGAGTTTACTGGCAGCGCCAGGACCAATGAGACCTTCTCAGGGCCGCCTTGAGGGACCGATCCATCTCCAAGTTGCCGCCGATTTTTCAATGGCTGTCGGGCAACAGGTTTCCCCACATTCATCACTTAACGCCGCGGATTCCCAATTACACCCTTGA
- a CDS encoding sodium:proton antiporter, giving the protein MELSFRGRKPGLRCFPFRRDGSRLMPVTVFQITAILISLTAIFSYLNFRYFKLPATIGVMLIALLVSLGLIGAGHFAPRIHQAAEHLLGQIDFDNTLMQGMLCFLLFAGALHINLTDLAEHRSVIATLAIVGVLISMFVFGTLVWFALGWLGFKLSYVWCLLFGALISPTDPVAVIGILKEAKVPRSLEVQIAGESLFNDGIGVVAFIVLREIAVSGQHASAGHIGLLFLEEAVGGAIFGFLIGWIAYRLLKSVDNYRVEVMLTLALVMGGYALAAAIHVSGPIAVVVAGLFIGNHGRQFAMSDITRKNLDAFWELIDEILNALLFVLIGLEILVLAFTRDLLLAGLIAVPAILLARWVSVVLPLTVIRRCRDFTPGAVTIMTWGGLRGGISVALALSLPAGNEREIVLAVTYIVVIFSILAQGLTLKGVVRRLVKQ; this is encoded by the coding sequence GTGGAGTTAAGCTTCCGGGGGCGAAAGCCGGGTCTGCGTTGCTTTCCTTTTCGCAGAGACGGCTCTAGGCTTATGCCAGTGACCGTGTTTCAAATCACCGCGATCCTCATCTCGTTGACGGCGATCTTCAGCTATCTGAACTTCCGCTACTTCAAGCTGCCGGCGACGATTGGGGTGATGCTGATTGCGCTCCTTGTCTCGCTTGGATTGATTGGTGCCGGACATTTTGCGCCGCGAATCCATCAGGCAGCCGAGCATTTGCTCGGGCAAATTGATTTCGACAACACGCTGATGCAGGGCATGCTTTGTTTTCTCCTGTTCGCGGGTGCCCTGCATATTAACCTAACGGATCTGGCCGAACACCGAAGCGTCATCGCCACGCTTGCCATCGTGGGCGTGCTCATCTCGATGTTCGTGTTCGGCACGCTTGTTTGGTTTGCGTTGGGGTGGCTCGGGTTCAAACTGAGCTACGTCTGGTGCCTGCTCTTCGGCGCGTTGATATCGCCAACCGATCCGGTCGCGGTGATCGGGATTTTGAAAGAGGCTAAAGTGCCGCGCAGTCTGGAAGTTCAGATCGCCGGGGAATCTCTGTTCAACGACGGCATTGGCGTGGTGGCATTCATTGTCCTTCGGGAAATCGCCGTAAGCGGCCAGCACGCTTCGGCGGGACACATCGGACTGCTGTTTCTCGAAGAGGCTGTGGGTGGAGCAATCTTCGGCTTCCTCATCGGGTGGATTGCCTATCGCCTGTTGAAAAGTGTGGATAATTATCGGGTGGAGGTGATGCTGACCCTGGCCTTGGTGATGGGTGGTTATGCGTTAGCCGCCGCGATTCACGTCAGCGGCCCCATCGCCGTCGTGGTCGCGGGATTGTTCATCGGCAATCACGGGCGGCAGTTTGCCATGAGTGACATCACGCGCAAAAATCTCGATGCTTTCTGGGAATTGATTGATGAAATCCTGAATGCATTACTCTTCGTGCTGATCGGCCTGGAAATTCTGGTGCTGGCCTTCACGCGTGATTTGCTTCTCGCGGGACTGATCGCCGTTCCGGCCATTCTGCTGGCGCGTTGGGTGAGTGTGGTCCTGCCCTTGACCGTCATCCGTCGCTGTCGTGATTTCACACCCGGCGCCGTCACCATCATGACGTGGGGCGGACTACGCGGCGGCATTTCCGTTGCGTTGGCGTTGTCACTCCCTGCCGGGAACGAACGAGAAATCGTGCTGGCCGTGACCTACATCGTGGTCATCTTTTCCATTCTAGCCCAGGGTCTGACGCTCAAGGGTGTCGTGCGCCGGTTGGTGAAGCAATGA
- a CDS encoding AAA family ATPase, with protein MTEEERQRACISAAEAVQWAEEHLFDRNSVVQECQVWQEALGRARGEDFSLAELKQLTERRGYIRDADRPGELTKRDVLLREWEIVQTAKEGVGDCWPLVPSPQPANPKLDDEQRKGLDGLLGSTNLVSVFRGGAGTGKSFVLHELVRQIQQSGRPVTVLAPQRQQVVDMEKAGFPSPATVASFLTKAELPERAVIVVDEAGQIGGRQMLALLRLAKERNARVILSGDTRQHGAVEASDALLAIERHAGVKPVELHKIRRQDPGLARDNSERASIKRYRSAVEAAAAGRLAESFKRLDQMGALVGCGLGEQAEKLADEYVRLAKQSASAVVVSQTWGEVHRVNTRVREALKAKGLLGASDTTIQALERVDLTNAQKRDERFYPQDAVIVFNQKVREADAGAKGKLSGIIKTGLLVEVGGRFVTVSNKMLDRISVCQAREIAVASGDRLHLKANRKLASGGRVTNGELVAVKSVRGDGSIELADGRVLDASFREFLPGYAVTSYGSQGKTVDYVLFSDSTIKAATSAQQWYVTISRGRRGIRIFTPDKEQLRENVARSGHRPLALELAAGLVPRNGVRLWDRLHGYMRRFGRRAADNFCRLKLSRHRHQPIETHEHKNTRMLGERSERSRGQNRSIR; from the coding sequence GTGACCGAAGAGGAGAGGCAGCGCGCTTGCATTTCGGCGGCAGAGGCGGTGCAGTGGGCGGAAGAGCATCTATTCGACCGCAACTCGGTCGTGCAGGAGTGCCAGGTGTGGCAGGAAGCGCTGGGCCGGGCGCGCGGAGAAGATTTCTCGCTGGCCGAACTCAAGCAGCTCACGGAGCGACGCGGTTACATCCGGGATGCGGATCGTCCCGGTGAATTGACCAAGCGCGACGTGCTATTGCGCGAGTGGGAGATTGTTCAGACCGCCAAGGAAGGTGTCGGCGACTGTTGGCCGCTCGTGCCGAGTCCGCAGCCTGCCAACCCAAAGCTCGATGATGAGCAGCGCAAGGGGCTTGATGGGTTGCTTGGCTCAACGAATCTGGTTTCTGTCTTTCGCGGTGGTGCGGGCACGGGAAAAAGCTTCGTGCTGCATGAGTTGGTCCGGCAAATCCAACAATCAGGACGGCCGGTGACCGTTCTAGCGCCGCAGCGTCAGCAAGTGGTGGATATGGAAAAGGCAGGGTTTCCGTCACCGGCGACGGTGGCGAGTTTTCTCACCAAGGCTGAATTGCCGGAACGAGCCGTGATCGTGGTCGATGAGGCTGGCCAGATTGGCGGTCGGCAAATGCTGGCGTTACTCCGACTCGCCAAGGAGCGAAATGCACGGGTCATTCTCTCCGGCGACACCCGGCAGCATGGTGCGGTGGAAGCATCGGATGCGTTGCTCGCCATCGAGCGTCATGCCGGGGTGAAGCCAGTGGAGTTGCACAAGATTCGTCGCCAAGACCCCGGCCTCGCTCGCGACAATAGCGAACGCGCCAGCATCAAGCGGTATCGGAGCGCCGTTGAAGCAGCGGCAGCCGGACGATTGGCGGAGTCCTTCAAACGCCTCGATCAAATGGGCGCGCTCGTCGGTTGCGGCCTGGGCGAACAGGCCGAAAAGCTCGCCGATGAATACGTTCGACTCGCAAAGCAAAGCGCTTCGGCGGTCGTGGTGTCACAGACCTGGGGCGAAGTGCATCGCGTCAACACGCGCGTGCGCGAGGCGCTCAAGGCGAAGGGATTACTCGGTGCAAGTGATACCACCATTCAAGCGCTCGAACGCGTGGACCTGACCAATGCACAGAAGCGCGACGAACGATTCTATCCGCAAGATGCGGTCATTGTGTTCAATCAGAAGGTGCGCGAAGCCGACGCTGGGGCGAAAGGAAAGCTGTCGGGAATCATCAAAACCGGTCTGCTCGTGGAAGTCGGCGGACGATTCGTCACCGTCTCGAACAAGATGCTCGACCGGATTTCGGTCTGTCAGGCGCGTGAGATTGCCGTTGCGTCTGGCGACCGCCTGCACCTGAAAGCCAACCGGAAGCTGGCATCCGGTGGACGCGTCACGAACGGAGAACTTGTCGCGGTTAAGTCAGTTCGTGGTGATGGCAGCATTGAACTCGCCGATGGCCGTGTGTTAGATGCGAGCTTCCGCGAATTCCTGCCGGGCTACGCCGTCACGTCCTACGGGTCGCAAGGCAAGACGGTGGATTACGTCCTGTTCTCCGATTCCACCATCAAGGCGGCAACGAGCGCGCAGCAATGGTATGTGACCATTTCGCGTGGACGGCGTGGCATCCGCATATTCACACCGGACAAGGAGCAGTTGCGCGAGAACGTGGCTCGCTCCGGCCACAGGCCATTGGCACTCGAACTCGCGGCTGGTCTAGTCCCTCGAAACGGTGTGCGCCTCTGGGATCGGCTGCATGGTTACATGCGGCGCTTTGGTCGTCGTGCCGCCGACAACTTCTGTCGCCTGAAACTTTCTCGTCATCGTCATCAACCCATTGAAACCCATGAGCACAAAAACACCCGAATGTTGGGCGAGCGATCCGAACGCTCGCGCGGTCAAAATCGAAGTATCCGCTGA
- a CDS encoding JAB domain-containing protein — protein sequence MNTTENLIATGCPTTALQPQNKIVKPIKFPPRPQEWKIVSLRECPTPDTMQPCETPDQAAAYWRTHIATHPYFNSECECLVVFILNTRRRIKGHYLVSIGTMDTILCHPREVFRLAIMASAAAIIIAHNHPSGEPTPSEADIKITRDLIRAGQLLKIEVLDHIVVGNPNHTSLRSLGYFFS from the coding sequence ATGAACACAACAGAAAACCTCATCGCCACCGGATGCCCCACCACCGCTCTGCAACCGCAGAACAAAATCGTCAAACCCATCAAATTTCCACCCCGGCCACAGGAATGGAAAATCGTATCACTTCGGGAATGTCCCACTCCCGACACCATGCAACCTTGCGAGACCCCGGATCAGGCAGCCGCCTATTGGAGAACGCATATCGCGACCCATCCCTACTTCAATTCTGAATGTGAATGTCTGGTGGTGTTCATCCTAAACACACGTCGGCGCATCAAAGGCCACTATCTGGTGTCCATTGGGACAATGGATACCATTCTCTGTCATCCCAGGGAGGTATTTCGTTTAGCAATCATGGCGAGCGCCGCTGCAATCATCATCGCGCACAATCATCCGAGCGGTGAGCCGACTCCTTCCGAGGCCGACATCAAAATCACCCGTGACCTCATTCGAGCTGGTCAACTTCTTAAAATCGAAGTTCTCGATCACATCGTTGTTGGAAACCCAAACCACACGAGTCTTCGCAGTCTGGGCTATTTTTTCAGCTAG
- a CDS encoding Na+/H+ antiporter, whose product MTGVVEIFVGLLIAVAVMALLARKLHIPYPILFVIGGLGIGLIPGLPKVRLDPELVFLFFLPPLLFPAALFTSWRDFRANLRPITLLAVGLVLFTTVIVAWLGHTFMHLGLASGFVLGAIVSPPDAIAATAIAQRLKIPRRIVTILEGESLVNDATALVAYRFAVAAIVTGSFSFAKAGGQFLIVGLGGIALGLLIGWLGAQFHKRVEDAPIEITVSLLTPFVAYLAAERLHVSGVLAVVAAGLYLGRRVPELFTFETRLQGGPVWEMVEFLLNGCVFILIGLQLPEVMAALSHDAIPLRHRVGYAVIISVAVILIRVLWVFPATYIPRLLSRRLRERDPAPSWRNVAIVAWTGMRGVVSLAAALALPLMVIERNLILFLTFIVIIATLVVQGLTLPLLIRALGVEDDGTSDREEHEARLKANHAALARLTETAGSEPAFLDARQRLRVEYEDHILQLKGDEARPSGARLRRFSSEFERLSHAALQVERRTILQLRDENVISDEVLRRIQRDIDLAEARLRAHQ is encoded by the coding sequence ATGACGGGCGTCGTGGAAATTTTCGTGGGTTTGTTGATCGCCGTGGCGGTGATGGCGCTGCTGGCGCGCAAACTCCACATCCCTTATCCCATCCTGTTCGTCATTGGCGGGCTGGGCATCGGTCTCATTCCCGGCCTGCCGAAGGTCCGCCTCGATCCGGAACTGGTCTTTCTCTTCTTCCTGCCGCCGCTGCTGTTTCCGGCGGCCCTGTTCACCTCGTGGCGGGACTTCCGTGCGAACCTCCGGCCCATCACGCTGCTGGCGGTCGGGCTGGTGCTGTTCACCACCGTCATCGTCGCGTGGCTCGGCCACACATTCATGCACCTGGGGCTCGCGTCCGGCTTTGTGCTCGGGGCCATCGTTTCCCCGCCGGACGCCATCGCGGCCACGGCCATTGCGCAACGCCTGAAAATTCCCCGGCGCATCGTCACCATTTTGGAAGGCGAAAGCCTCGTGAACGACGCGACCGCGCTGGTTGCTTATCGCTTTGCCGTGGCGGCCATCGTGACGGGTTCGTTTTCCTTCGCCAAGGCCGGGGGCCAGTTTCTCATCGTCGGCTTGGGCGGCATCGCGCTGGGTCTGCTCATCGGCTGGCTGGGCGCGCAATTTCACAAACGCGTCGAGGATGCGCCCATCGAGATTACCGTGTCCTTGCTGACGCCGTTTGTGGCGTATCTCGCCGCCGAACGCCTGCACGTCTCCGGCGTGCTCGCCGTCGTTGCGGCCGGACTGTATCTCGGCCGGCGCGTGCCCGAGCTGTTCACCTTCGAAACGCGATTACAGGGCGGCCCGGTGTGGGAAATGGTGGAATTCCTCCTGAACGGCTGCGTTTTCATCCTCATCGGCCTGCAACTGCCCGAGGTCATGGCGGCGTTGTCGCACGACGCCATTCCGTTGCGGCATCGCGTTGGTTACGCCGTCATCATCAGTGTGGCGGTTATTCTCATCCGGGTGCTCTGGGTGTTTCCCGCCACCTACATCCCACGGCTTCTGTCCCGGCGCCTCCGCGAACGCGACCCCGCGCCGAGCTGGCGCAACGTGGCCATCGTGGCCTGGACGGGCATGCGCGGCGTGGTTTCGCTGGCGGCGGCGCTGGCCCTGCCGTTGATGGTCATCGAGCGCAACTTGATTCTGTTTCTCACCTTCATCGTCATCATCGCCACGCTGGTGGTGCAGGGGCTCACGCTGCCGCTGCTCATCCGTGCCCTTGGCGTCGAGGACGATGGCACGTCAGATCGCGAGGAGCACGAGGCGCGCCTCAAGGCCAACCACGCGGCGCTGGCCCGGCTCACTGAAACCGCCGGCAGCGAGCCCGCCTTTCTCGACGCCCGCCAGCGCCTGCGGGTGGAATACGAAGATCACATCCTCCAGTTGAAGGGCGACGAGGCCCGGCCCTCCGGCGCCCGCCTGCGGCGGTTCTCCAGTGAATTTGAACGGCTCTCCCACGCGGCGCTTCAGGTCGAACGCCGCACCATCCTCCAGCTCCGCGATGAGAACGTCATCAGCGACGAGGTCCTGCGCCGCATCCAGCGCGACATCGACCTGGCCGAGGCGCGCTTGCGGGCTCACCAGTAA